In one Enterobacteriaceae endosymbiont of Donacia sparganii genomic region, the following are encoded:
- the aroQ gene encoding type II 3-dehydroquinate dehydratase, whose protein sequence is MKKKKYHILVLNGPNLNLLGTREPKIYGNTSLDDVINILYKKAEKKCCKLSHYQSNAEHQLINYLVQYKNQINYIILNPASFTHTSIALRDTLLAINIPFIEIHITNIYKRENFRKKSFFSDISSGIILGLGTYGYILALKVIFKRLFN, encoded by the coding sequence ATGAAAAAAAAAAAATATCATATTTTAGTTTTAAATGGTCCTAATTTAAATCTTTTAGGTACTAGAGAACCTAAAATATATGGAAATACATCTTTAGATGATGTCATAAATATTTTATATAAAAAAGCTGAAAAAAAATGTTGTAAATTAAGTCATTATCAATCTAATGCAGAACATCAATTAATTAATTATTTAGTTCAATATAAAAATCAAATTAATTATATTATTTTAAATCCAGCTTCTTTTACTCATACCAGTATTGCTTTACGTGATACTTTATTAGCAATTAATATACCTTTTATAGAAATACATATTACAAATATATACAAAAGAGAAAATTTTAGAAAAAAATCATTTTTTTCGGATATTTCTAGTGGAATAATTTTAGGATTAGGAACATATGGCTATATTTTAGCTTTAAAAGTCATTTTTAAAAGATTATTTAATTAA